Proteins encoded in a region of the Devosia sp. RR2S18 genome:
- a CDS encoding formate/nitrite transporter family protein, which produces MSYVAPTDFVTRMIDAGESKIFMSTRDTLIRAFMAGAILALAAAFAITVNVQTGQPLAGAILFPVGFCLLYLLGFDLLTGVMTLAPLALIDKRPGVTLNGVLRNWGLVFVGNFGGAFAVAVMMAVIFTFGFTEAPNAVGQAIGHIGEGRTVGYADHGGAGMLTLFIRGVLCNWMVSTGVVAAMMSTSVSGKVIGMWMPIMLFFYMGFEHSIVNMFLFPSGLLLGAQFSFMDYMIWNEIPTVVGNLVGGLAFVGLTLYATHARTGAKRQPAKAAVRMAPAE; this is translated from the coding sequence ATGTCCTATGTAGCACCGACTGATTTCGTCACCCGCATGATCGATGCCGGCGAATCAAAGATATTCATGTCCACCCGCGACACGCTGATCCGCGCCTTCATGGCTGGCGCCATTCTGGCGCTGGCAGCCGCCTTTGCCATCACCGTCAATGTGCAGACCGGCCAGCCGCTCGCCGGCGCGATCCTTTTTCCGGTCGGCTTTTGCTTGCTTTACCTGCTCGGCTTTGACCTTCTCACCGGCGTGATGACGCTGGCGCCCCTCGCCCTTATCGACAAGCGACCGGGCGTCACGCTCAATGGCGTGCTGCGCAATTGGGGTCTGGTCTTTGTCGGCAATTTCGGCGGCGCCTTTGCCGTGGCGGTGATGATGGCGGTGATCTTCACCTTTGGCTTCACCGAAGCGCCCAATGCAGTGGGTCAGGCCATCGGCCATATTGGGGAGGGCCGTACCGTGGGCTATGCCGATCATGGCGGCGCCGGCATGCTCACTCTCTTCATCCGCGGCGTGCTGTGCAATTGGATGGTCTCGACCGGCGTTGTCGCGGCCATGATGTCGACCAGCGTTTCGGGCAAGGTCATCGGCATGTGGATGCCCATCATGCTCTTCTTCTACATGGGTTTTGAGCATTCCATCGTGAACATGTTCCTCTTCCCCTCGGGGCTGCTCCTGGGTGCCCAGTTCTCCTTCATGGACTACATGATCTGGAACGAGATCCCCACGGTCGTCGGCAATCTCGTGGGTGGCCTCGCCTTTGTGGGCCTCACCCTTTACGCCACTCATGCTCGCACTGGCGCCAAGCGCCAGCCGGCCAAGGCCGCCGTCCGTATGGCGCCTGCCGAATGA
- a CDS encoding bifunctional protein-serine/threonine kinase/phosphatase: MNEMMGSLHQQAPALAELVVSIGQHSDKGLKETNQDFHGALIPERPLLTLKGIAVAIADGISTSAVSRVAAETAVKSFLTDYYCTAETWPVKIAARRVIAATNSWLHAQTRRGPHPEDPDRGHVCTLSVLVLKSRSAHIFHMGDSRIARLVGRSLEPLTVDHRITTAEHSYLARALGIGPNIEIDYRVVPTQPGDIFVLSTDGVHEHVGGSDIADAVSRCAGDLDAAARRICELALDRGSTDNVTLQLVRVDNLPAGEVSDFLDPTAGLPLPPALGPGDTIDGMTVLAQLHGNARSSVYLVEDQAGTKLVLKAPAPEMAGNSAYLRRFAMEEWIGRRIDNPHVVHTPPQIGHRSALYLLVAHVDGQTLTRWMAQNLQPALAQVREIVEQIAKGVTAFHRLAMVHQDLRPDNIMIGSDGRVTIIDLGSASVAGVTELAVGWDEGFLPGAIQYTAPECFLGEPASERSDQFSLGVTAYQLLTGRIPYGAEIARVQRRGDLHRLRYQPVGDSIPAWVDRTLKKAVHPDPEQRYEALSEFLYDLAHPNPEFLQAPERQRSVEQQLMIWQLVSAMLGLATLVLFAMMILN, from the coding sequence ATGAATGAGATGATGGGGAGCCTGCACCAGCAGGCTCCTGCCTTGGCGGAGCTGGTGGTCTCGATCGGCCAGCACTCCGACAAGGGGCTGAAGGAAACCAATCAGGATTTCCATGGGGCGCTCATTCCCGAGCGCCCCCTTTTGACGCTCAAGGGTATCGCCGTCGCCATCGCCGATGGTATCTCCACCAGTGCGGTCAGCCGCGTCGCTGCCGAGACCGCCGTCAAATCCTTTCTTACCGACTATTACTGCACGGCCGAGACGTGGCCGGTGAAGATCGCAGCCCGCAGGGTGATCGCTGCCACCAATTCCTGGCTCCATGCGCAGACCCGCCGCGGCCCCCACCCCGAAGATCCCGATCGCGGCCATGTCTGCACCCTGAGTGTCCTCGTGCTCAAGTCCCGCTCCGCCCACATCTTCCACATGGGCGATAGCCGCATTGCGCGTCTGGTGGGGCGGAGCCTCGAACCGCTGACGGTCGATCACCGCATCACCACGGCCGAACACTCCTATCTCGCCCGCGCTCTTGGCATCGGACCCAATATCGAGATCGACTACCGTGTCGTGCCGACCCAGCCTGGCGACATATTCGTGCTCTCGACCGATGGAGTGCATGAGCACGTCGGCGGATCTGATATTGCGGACGCGGTTTCGCGGTGCGCAGGGGACCTCGACGCGGCCGCCCGTCGCATCTGTGAGCTGGCGCTTGATCGCGGCAGCACGGACAATGTCACGCTGCAACTGGTGCGCGTCGACAACCTGCCAGCTGGCGAAGTCAGCGATTTCCTCGACCCCACGGCTGGTTTGCCTCTCCCCCCAGCTCTGGGGCCGGGCGACACAATCGATGGCATGACCGTGCTCGCGCAACTGCATGGCAATGCCCGCAGCAGCGTCTATCTCGTGGAAGACCAGGCTGGAACGAAGCTGGTGCTCAAGGCACCAGCGCCCGAGATGGCTGGCAACAGCGCCTATCTTCGGCGATTCGCCATGGAAGAGTGGATCGGCAGACGCATCGACAATCCCCACGTCGTCCATACTCCGCCCCAGATTGGCCACCGCAGCGCACTCTACCTTCTCGTCGCGCATGTGGACGGGCAGACCCTGACTCGATGGATGGCGCAGAACCTCCAACCTGCCTTGGCGCAGGTCAGAGAGATCGTCGAGCAGATTGCCAAGGGTGTGACGGCTTTTCATCGTCTGGCCATGGTCCACCAGGATCTGCGGCCCGACAACATCATGATCGGCAGCGATGGCAGGGTGACAATCATCGACCTGGGCTCGGCCAGCGTGGCCGGCGTGACCGAACTCGCTGTCGGTTGGGATGAGGGCTTCTTGCCCGGTGCCATTCAGTACACCGCGCCCGAGTGTTTTCTCGGCGAACCCGCCTCGGAGCGATCAGACCAATTCTCGCTCGGCGTAACGGCCTATCAACTGCTGACGGGCCGCATCCCCTATGGCGCGGAGATCGCACGCGTGCAGCGCCGGGGAGACCTCCACCGCCTCCGCTACCAGCCCGTCGGCGATAGCATCCCCGCCTGGGTGGATCGCACCCTGAAGAAGGCCGTCCACCCCGATCCGGAGCAGCGCTACGAGGCTCTCTCCGAATTCCTCTATGATCTCGCCCACCCCAATCCCGAATTTCTCCAGGCGCCGGAGCGCCAACGCAGCGTAGAGCAGCAGCTGATGATCTGGCAGCTGGTCAGCGCCATGCTGGGCCTGGCGACTTTGGTGCTCTTTGCCATGATGATACTGAACTGA
- a CDS encoding ANTAR domain-containing response regulator, producing MSSSDLSVLIIDENRLRASIIEEGLREAGHGRVAVIHDVNEVARTIQATMPDVIVIDLENPKRDTLEHFFSLSRAVQRPIAMFVDRSDGSMIEQAVEAGVSAYVVDGLKKERVKPILDMAISRFNAFSRLRRELDEARTQLEDRKLIDQAKGILMKTRGMSESEAYGLLRSTAMNQNRKIVEIAQSLVTAANLLG from the coding sequence ATGTCGAGCTCTGACCTTTCCGTCCTCATCATTGACGAGAACCGCCTCCGCGCCTCCATCATCGAGGAGGGGCTGCGCGAGGCCGGACATGGACGGGTCGCCGTGATCCATGACGTCAACGAGGTGGCACGCACCATCCAGGCCACCATGCCGGATGTGATCGTCATCGATCTCGAAAACCCCAAGCGCGACACGCTGGAACACTTCTTCTCGCTCTCGCGGGCAGTGCAGCGACCAATCGCGATGTTCGTCGACCGCTCCGACGGCAGCATGATCGAGCAGGCGGTGGAAGCGGGGGTCTCCGCCTATGTGGTGGACGGGCTCAAGAAGGAACGGGTCAAGCCCATTCTCGATATGGCCATTTCCCGCTTCAATGCCTTCTCGCGTCTGCGCCGTGAGCTCGACGAGGCGCGCACCCAGCTCGAAGACCGCAAGCTCATCGATCAGGCCAAGGGCATTTTGATGAAGACGCGCGGCATGAGCGAAAGCGAGGCCTATGGCCTGCTGCGCAGCACCGCCATGAATCAAAACCGCAAGATCGTCGAAATCGCCCAGAGCCTCGTCACGGCAGCCAATCTGCTAGGATAA
- a CDS encoding CmpA/NrtA family ABC transporter substrate-binding protein → MHTTHLTAGFLPLLDSVLLVLAHEKGFAAEEGIELHLTRETSWANIRDRAALGHFDIAQMLAPMPIAASLGLTPLATPMVAPVVLGLGNNGITVSAELWLAMEAEGAPADLSAGPTGAALAKVVVTSSRKLRFGVVHQTSSHNYELRYWLAASGVRPDHDVEIVVLPPPLLPEALGSGGIDGYCVGEPWNSVGVATQGARIATVKAAIWQASPDKVIGMRSDWALAHPELVSAVVRAIYRAGLWCDDPANRHETAEIMARPAYLDQPAAIVSRALTGRLDQGGGNIAEIENFFLPHQSAANFPWKSHALWYYSQMVRWGEACESAENATAAAATFRPDLYRAALAPLGANVPAADSKTDGERHTAGDIAGHPGPLTLHSDRFFDGGVFDSNDLSAYIARQRLPPS, encoded by the coding sequence ATGCACACCACACATCTCACCGCCGGCTTCCTGCCCCTGCTCGATAGCGTGCTGCTGGTGCTGGCGCATGAGAAAGGCTTTGCCGCCGAAGAAGGGATCGAACTCCATCTCACGCGCGAGACCAGCTGGGCCAATATCCGCGACCGCGCGGCGCTTGGCCATTTCGACATTGCCCAAATGCTGGCCCCCATGCCGATCGCGGCCAGCCTGGGGCTGACGCCGCTTGCCACCCCTATGGTGGCACCCGTGGTGTTGGGCCTTGGCAATAATGGCATCACCGTTAGCGCCGAGCTTTGGCTGGCCATGGAGGCGGAGGGTGCCCCCGCCGATCTCTCCGCCGGCCCTACCGGGGCAGCCTTGGCTAAAGTGGTAGTAACCAGTTCCCGCAAGCTGCGCTTCGGCGTCGTGCACCAGACCTCTTCCCACAACTACGAGTTGCGCTACTGGCTGGCGGCGAGCGGGGTCCGGCCCGACCACGACGTCGAGATCGTGGTGCTGCCGCCGCCACTCCTGCCAGAGGCCTTGGGCAGTGGCGGCATTGATGGCTATTGCGTCGGCGAGCCCTGGAACAGCGTCGGCGTTGCAACGCAGGGCGCTCGCATCGCCACGGTCAAGGCGGCCATTTGGCAGGCGAGCCCCGATAAGGTGATCGGCATGCGCAGCGACTGGGCGCTAGCCCATCCTGAGCTCGTCAGCGCTGTCGTCCGCGCCATCTATCGTGCCGGTCTCTGGTGTGACGATCCGGCTAACCGTCACGAGACCGCCGAGATCATGGCCCGTCCAGCCTACCTTGATCAGCCGGCAGCTATCGTCAGTCGTGCGCTGACTGGACGCCTCGATCAGGGCGGCGGCAATATTGCCGAAATCGAGAACTTCTTCCTGCCCCACCAGAGCGCGGCCAATTTCCCCTGGAAGAGCCATGCTCTCTGGTACTACTCGCAAATGGTGCGCTGGGGCGAAGCGTGCGAGAGCGCGGAGAACGCCACTGCCGCCGCAGCGACTTTCCGCCCCGATCTCTACCGCGCGGCCCTTGCCCCCCTCGGCGCCAACGTCCCGGCTGCTGACAGCAAGACCGATGGCGAGCGCCACACTGCCGGTGACATCGCCGGCCACCCCGGACCGCTTACCCTCCATTCTGACCGGTTCTTTGACGGCGGCGTCTTTGATTCCAACGACCTCTCCGCCTATATCGCCCGCCAACGTCTGCCTCCTTCTTAG
- the cysG gene encoding siroheme synthase CysG translates to MDHPPTLVPAPEPQHHARVEPLAVLPVFFNLQGKRVVAIGGSEAAYWKIELLAATGADVQVYAPQDERCSELGALARNSSITVFNRMWRPADLHGAAFAVADLDTDAEAEVFVAAAKAAAVPYNVIDKPHFCQVQFGTIVNRSPVVVGISTNGAAPILGQAVRRRIETLLPRTLTAWAGYAEAIRARVMDALPPGPRRRAFWESLAERAFGPSHPPTIPEEPAHWAAPPAGRVTLVGAGPGEADLLTIKAVRALQSADVILFDDLVSAEVLELARREAKRLLVGKRAGRDSCRQEDINQMMLTLAQQGKHVVRLKSGDPMIFGRAGEEISMLEQHGIAVSVVPGITAALALASRLGASLTHRDHAQSVRFVTGHSRRGSLPDNLDWRSLADAATTSVYYMSRRTLPQIVASLAEQGMSLTTPAVIASNVGRAEESIWRGTLEDAVSAASDFSPSAPTIFAVGSALGRSMRRQHSDNSIELAARAI, encoded by the coding sequence ATGGATCACCCACCGACCCTGGTTCCCGCCCCCGAGCCGCAGCACCATGCTCGCGTCGAGCCGCTCGCCGTGCTCCCCGTCTTTTTCAATTTGCAGGGCAAGCGCGTTGTCGCCATCGGCGGCAGCGAGGCCGCGTATTGGAAAATCGAGCTGCTTGCCGCCACTGGCGCCGATGTGCAGGTTTATGCCCCCCAAGACGAGCGCTGTAGCGAATTGGGGGCACTTGCGCGCAACAGTTCGATAACAGTTTTCAACCGTATGTGGCGTCCAGCGGACCTGCATGGGGCCGCCTTTGCGGTCGCCGATCTCGACACCGACGCAGAAGCGGAAGTCTTCGTCGCTGCCGCCAAAGCCGCCGCCGTACCCTACAATGTCATTGATAAACCTCACTTCTGTCAGGTCCAGTTCGGCACGATCGTCAACCGCTCACCCGTTGTCGTCGGCATCTCGACCAACGGCGCCGCCCCCATTCTCGGCCAGGCCGTCCGCCGGCGCATCGAGACCCTCCTTCCCCGCACTTTGACGGCCTGGGCCGGCTATGCCGAGGCCATTAGGGCCCGCGTGATGGACGCCTTGCCGCCCGGTCCGCGGCGCCGCGCCTTCTGGGAAAGCCTTGCAGAGCGGGCGTTTGGGCCCTCTCACCCGCCGACAATTCCCGAGGAACCAGCCCATTGGGCTGCGCCGCCCGCCGGTCGCGTGACCCTGGTTGGGGCTGGCCCCGGAGAAGCCGACCTCCTCACCATCAAGGCGGTGCGCGCGCTGCAATCCGCTGACGTCATCCTCTTCGATGACCTTGTTTCTGCTGAGGTTCTGGAGTTGGCCCGCCGCGAAGCCAAGCGCCTCCTGGTCGGCAAGCGTGCTGGTCGAGACAGCTGCCGCCAAGAGGACATCAATCAGATGATGCTGACGCTCGCGCAGCAGGGCAAGCACGTGGTGCGGCTAAAGTCTGGCGACCCCATGATTTTCGGCCGCGCTGGCGAGGAAATCTCTATGCTGGAACAACATGGTATAGCCGTCAGCGTGGTACCCGGCATCACCGCGGCGTTGGCCCTTGCTAGTCGCTTGGGCGCGTCACTCACCCACCGCGACCATGCCCAATCGGTCCGTTTCGTCACCGGCCATTCCCGACGTGGCAGTCTGCCGGACAACCTCGACTGGCGCTCGCTGGCCGATGCTGCGACCACCAGCGTCTACTACATGTCCCGCCGCACTTTGCCGCAGATAGTTGCAAGTTTAGCCGAACAAGGCATGAGCCTCACCACGCCAGCCGTTATCGCCAGCAATGTTGGGAGGGCGGAGGAAAGCATCTGGCGCGGCACACTGGAGGACGCCGTTTCGGCCGCAAGCGATTTCTCTCCGTCGGCCCCCACGATCTTCGCGGTGGGGTCTGCACTCGGCAGATCGATGAGACGCCAACATTCCGACAATTCAATCGAGCTTGCTGCCCGGGCTATATAG
- a CDS encoding manganese catalase family protein yields MFFRTNQFQYNARPEKPDPVYANKLQEVLGGQWGEISVMMTYLFQGWNCRAPAKYRDMILDIGTEEIAHVEMLATMIARLLESSPVEAREDAAKNSVVGAVMGGARVEDVIVAGMNPQHAIVTGGGATPTDSVGFPWTSRYTVASGNLLADFRFNVTAESQGRLQVTRLYEMTDDPGIRDMLSFLIARDTMHQNQWLAAIKELEEDGLDKTPAPMSFPQDKEMSEVAYQFWNCSEGTESAQGRWAKGPTPDGKGQFEYLSNPKPLGETVTELPEADPRLHGTPKKPMPPVSS; encoded by the coding sequence ATGTTCTTTAGAACCAACCAGTTCCAGTATAATGCACGCCCAGAGAAGCCAGATCCGGTCTATGCCAACAAGCTCCAGGAAGTCCTCGGCGGGCAGTGGGGCGAAATCAGCGTTATGATGACGTACCTCTTTCAGGGCTGGAATTGTCGCGCTCCCGCGAAATACAGGGACATGATCCTCGATATTGGTACCGAGGAAATCGCGCACGTCGAAATGCTTGCCACCATGATTGCCCGCCTCCTCGAAAGCTCCCCCGTGGAAGCTCGCGAAGATGCCGCGAAAAACTCCGTCGTTGGCGCTGTCATGGGCGGCGCTCGCGTCGAGGATGTGATCGTTGCCGGCATGAACCCTCAGCATGCAATCGTTACTGGCGGCGGCGCCACCCCCACCGATAGCGTCGGTTTTCCGTGGACGTCTCGCTACACCGTTGCTTCGGGCAATCTGCTCGCGGACTTCCGCTTCAACGTAACGGCGGAGTCCCAGGGTCGCCTCCAAGTCACCCGCCTCTACGAAATGACCGATGACCCGGGCATCCGGGATATGCTGTCCTTCCTGATCGCGCGCGATACGATGCACCAGAACCAGTGGTTGGCAGCCATCAAAGAACTCGAGGAAGACGGGCTCGACAAGACCCCGGCGCCGATGAGCTTCCCCCAGGACAAGGAGATGTCCGAGGTCGCCTATCAGTTCTGGAACTGCTCGGAAGGCACTGAGAGCGCCCAGGGTCGCTGGGCAAAGGGTCCGACCCCTGATGGCAAGGGCCAGTTTGAGTACCTCTCCAATCCCAAGCCGCTGGGCGAAACCGTCACCGAACTGCCAGAAGCCGATCCGCGCCTGCACGGCACACCCAAAAAGCCGATGCCGCCGGTTTCGAGCTAA
- a CDS encoding magnesium transporter CorA family protein has translation MLNIYVCSDDQLTKVAEWAASEEGPVPVWIDLINPTPAEDKQIEDWLGIAIPTRAEMEEIELSARLYNEDGAEFMTMTALTDLSTDQPLRTPVTFILKNQVLVTVRYADPRPFSAYMLRAQRRQAGMSATGEQVMLGLLEAMTDRTADALEKVGSDVDALARTVFQNKATKVSKKTRDLNAVITQIGSRAELLIMIQDSLVSISRLTAYHAALAPAPKRARKDGPQMIKLIQRDALSLGDHAKSLSSRLDFLLNATLGVINLEQNQIIKIFSVAAVVFLPPTLVASIYGMNFTFMPELGWTFGYPWAILLMIISAVVPFLFFKRRGWL, from the coding sequence ATGCTGAATATCTATGTTTGCAGCGATGACCAGTTGACCAAGGTGGCCGAGTGGGCCGCTTCGGAAGAGGGCCCGGTACCGGTGTGGATCGACCTCATCAATCCCACTCCGGCGGAAGACAAGCAGATCGAGGATTGGTTGGGTATCGCCATCCCCACCCGGGCCGAAATGGAAGAGATCGAGCTCTCCGCCCGTCTCTACAACGAGGACGGCGCCGAGTTCATGACCATGACGGCGCTGACCGATCTTAGTACCGACCAGCCGCTGCGCACACCCGTCACCTTTATCCTCAAGAACCAGGTACTGGTGACGGTCCGCTACGCCGATCCCCGGCCGTTCTCCGCCTATATGCTGCGCGCTCAGCGGCGGCAGGCAGGCATGTCGGCAACGGGCGAGCAGGTGATGTTGGGCCTGCTTGAAGCCATGACCGACCGGACCGCAGATGCCCTGGAGAAGGTAGGCAGCGATGTCGATGCGCTGGCACGCACAGTCTTTCAGAACAAGGCGACCAAAGTCAGCAAAAAGACGCGCGACCTCAATGCTGTCATCACTCAGATCGGTAGTCGTGCCGAACTGCTTATCATGATCCAAGACAGTCTGGTGAGTATCAGCCGACTTACCGCCTACCACGCGGCCTTGGCACCAGCACCGAAACGGGCCCGCAAGGACGGTCCTCAGATGATTAAGCTGATCCAGCGCGACGCCCTGTCACTGGGCGACCACGCCAAGTCGCTCAGCAGCCGCCTCGATTTCTTGCTCAACGCCACCCTGGGTGTGATCAATCTGGAGCAGAACCAGATCATCAAGATCTTCTCGGTCGCAGCCGTCGTCTTTCTGCCGCCGACCCTGGTGGCCTCCATCTACGGCATGAACTTCACCTTCATGCCCGAACTGGGATGGACCTTCGGCTACCCCTGGGCGATCCTGCTCATGATCATCTCGGCAGTCGTTCCCTTCCTCTTCTTCAAGCGCCGCGGCTGGCTCTAG
- a CDS encoding Lrp/AsnC family transcriptional regulator — MSAPRTDGIKLDDRDIKILSILQREGRIPKAALAARVNLSPTPCWERLRRLEAAGIIQSYQAQVSLKAFGPVTVVFVQIELDSHRQEDLARFEAYVGDVTEIVECWAVGGGLDYVCKMIVPHLEDYQNLIETMLAHDIGIKRYYSYVVTNHVKCEPVPVELLASRGA; from the coding sequence GTGAGTGCACCGCGAACCGACGGCATCAAGCTCGATGACCGCGACATCAAGATTCTTTCTATTCTCCAGCGCGAGGGACGCATCCCCAAGGCGGCTCTGGCTGCGCGCGTCAACCTGTCGCCCACCCCATGCTGGGAGCGGCTGCGGCGGCTTGAGGCCGCCGGTATCATCCAGAGCTACCAGGCTCAGGTATCCTTGAAGGCGTTCGGTCCAGTTACCGTCGTGTTCGTCCAGATTGAACTCGATAGCCACCGGCAGGAGGACCTAGCCCGCTTCGAGGCTTACGTCGGCGACGTCACCGAAATCGTCGAATGCTGGGCGGTCGGCGGTGGGCTCGACTATGTCTGCAAGATGATCGTGCCCCACCTTGAAGACTACCAGAACCTGATCGAGACGATGCTGGCACATGATATCGGCATCAAGCGCTACTATTCCTATGTCGTTACCAATCACGTCAAATGCGAGCCGGTCCCTGTCGAGCTTTTGGCCAGCCGCGGCGCCTGA
- the ehuA gene encoding ectoine/hydroxyectoine ABC transporter ATP-binding protein EhuA: MNDPIIKFDNVVKRFGDVTVLDHLNFDVQQGEKVTIIGPSGSGKSTVLRILMTLENVTEGRVFVEGEPLWHEERDGELVSASEAHLRRMRVRLGMVFQQFNLFPHMTVLRNITEAPVKVLKMPKAEAATRAEELLEMVGLADQAKKYPHQLSGGQQQRVGIARALAMRPKIMLFDEPTSALDPELVGEVLNVIGTLASEHDLTMLLVTHEMRFAREVSDRVCFFDQGRIKEEGVPEQLFTDPKEERTREFLRAVLDS, from the coding sequence ATGAACGACCCGATCATCAAATTCGACAACGTCGTGAAGCGCTTTGGCGACGTGACCGTGCTCGACCACCTCAACTTCGACGTCCAGCAGGGCGAAAAGGTCACCATCATCGGCCCCTCCGGCTCGGGCAAGTCGACCGTGCTGCGCATCTTGATGACTCTGGAGAACGTCACCGAAGGGCGTGTCTTCGTCGAAGGCGAGCCGCTTTGGCATGAGGAGAGGGACGGCGAACTGGTATCGGCCAGCGAGGCACATCTACGTCGCATGCGCGTCAGGCTCGGCATGGTGTTCCAGCAGTTTAACCTCTTTCCGCACATGACGGTCCTGCGCAACATCACCGAAGCACCGGTCAAGGTGCTCAAGATGCCTAAGGCCGAGGCGGCAACGCGCGCCGAGGAATTGCTTGAAATGGTGGGACTGGCCGACCAGGCCAAGAAGTACCCGCATCAGCTCTCGGGCGGCCAGCAGCAGCGGGTCGGTATCGCCCGCGCCCTGGCGATGCGGCCCAAGATCATGCTCTTCGACGAGCCGACCTCTGCACTTGATCCCGAACTGGTGGGAGAGGTGCTCAACGTCATCGGCACTCTGGCTTCCGAACATGATCTCACCATGCTGCTGGTGACCCACGAGATGCGGTTCGCCCGCGAAGTTTCGGACCGAGTGTGCTTCTTTGATCAAGGCCGGATCAAGGAAGAAGGCGTGCCCGAGCAATTGTTCACCGATCCGAAGGAGGAGCGCACCCGCGAGTTCCTGCGAGCCGTCCTCGACAGCTAA
- the ehuD gene encoding ectoine/hydroxyectoine ABC transporter permease subunit EhuD — MLFGIEWDTSSNLAYAVSILPILLIGMWVTIQATVLGFFIALVLGLVLAVLKAAPLKIISWPAKLITEFIRDTPLLIQLFFLYYVLPEYGLVFPAFLTGALALGIQYSAYTSEVYRAGIEAIKKGQHEAARALNFTTLHTFTHVVLPQAVPRIVPAMGNYLVSIMKDVPVLSVVTVLEMLNVAQIIGDRTFNYLIPLSMVGGLYLIMTLVASSGVRLLDNALPQRGIPLK, encoded by the coding sequence ATGCTTTTCGGAATCGAATGGGACACCTCCAGCAATCTGGCCTATGCCGTCTCCATCCTGCCCATCCTGTTGATCGGCATGTGGGTGACCATCCAGGCGACGGTGCTCGGGTTCTTTATCGCGTTGGTTCTCGGTCTGGTCCTGGCCGTCCTAAAGGCTGCGCCGCTCAAGATCATCAGCTGGCCGGCCAAGCTCATCACCGAGTTCATCCGCGACACGCCGCTGCTGATCCAGCTGTTCTTCCTCTATTACGTGCTGCCCGAATACGGGCTCGTCTTCCCGGCCTTCCTGACCGGCGCTTTGGCGCTCGGCATTCAGTACAGCGCCTACACGTCCGAGGTGTATCGAGCCGGCATCGAGGCCATCAAGAAGGGCCAGCATGAGGCCGCGCGGGCGCTCAACTTCACCACCCTGCACACCTTTACCCACGTGGTGCTGCCGCAGGCGGTGCCCCGCATCGTGCCGGCCATGGGCAATTACCTCGTTTCGATCATGAAGGACGTGCCGGTGCTCTCGGTGGTCACGGTGCTCGAGATGCTCAACGTGGCCCAGATTATCGGCGACCGCACCTTCAACTATCTCATTCCGCTGTCCATGGTCGGCGGGCTCTATCTCATCATGACGCTGGTGGCCTCGAGCGGCGTGCGACTACTCGACAACGCCTTGCCCCAGAGAGGCATTCCCCTGAAATGA
- the ehuC gene encoding ectoine/hydroxyectoine ABC transporter permease subunit EhuC, translating to MHWTEYLNPLLQGAWVTVQLTFYSTILGAVLAFAAGLGKTSPNMVLRTISIVYIEVFRGTSLLVQLFWLYFALPLLGQAIGVDLRLPPVLAGVLALSLNIGAYGAEVVRGAIQSVTKDQYEAAKALNFTQRQTLWSVSLPQAIPEMMPPFGNLAVQNLKDTALVSLISLSDLAFRAEQLRNFTQDSTTIYTMVLLMYFGMALVLTAAMKALERYVGRWRAAKA from the coding sequence ATGCACTGGACCGAGTATCTTAATCCACTTCTGCAAGGCGCCTGGGTTACCGTCCAGCTGACCTTCTATTCCACTATTCTAGGGGCAGTCCTCGCCTTTGCTGCCGGGCTTGGGAAGACCTCGCCCAACATGGTGCTGCGCACCATTTCCATTGTCTATATCGAGGTATTCCGCGGCACCTCGCTCTTGGTGCAGCTCTTCTGGCTCTATTTCGCGCTGCCACTGCTCGGTCAGGCCATCGGAGTTGATCTCCGCCTGCCGCCGGTGCTCGCAGGCGTGCTCGCGCTCTCGCTCAATATCGGCGCCTACGGGGCCGAAGTGGTTCGTGGCGCCATCCAGTCGGTCACCAAGGATCAGTACGAGGCGGCCAAGGCGCTCAACTTCACGCAGCGCCAGACGCTCTGGTCAGTGAGCCTGCCCCAGGCCATTCCCGAGATGATGCCGCCCTTTGGTAATCTGGCCGTGCAGAACCTCAAGGATACGGCTCTCGTCTCGCTGATCAGCCTCTCGGACCTGGCGTTCCGCGCCGAGCAGCTCCGCAACTTCACGCAGGACTCCACCACCATCTACACCATGGTTCTCCTGATGTATTTCGGCATGGCCCTCGTGCTGACCGCGGCTATGAAGGCGCTCGAGCGCTATGTCGGCCGCTGGCGCGCGGCCAAGGCATGA